From the Halocalculus aciditolerans genome, the window CGAGCGGTGAAGGGACAACCGTGTTCGCGACGAACCTCCGAGTCGGACCCGATGAAGCCGAGACGTTCTGTCGCCGGTACAGTCGCCGGTGGCAGATCGAAAACGAATACAAGAGCATCAAAGGAGACTTCCTCGCGAAGACCTCCTCGAAAGACTACCGCGTCCGGTTGTTCTACTTCGTGTTCGCGGTACTCTTGTACAATATCTGGCGGCTCACCGACTTCCTGCTAAAAGCAGGCGTCGACGGTGAGATGGACTACGCGCCTGTGTTAACCGCGGGCGAATGCGTCGAGATCGTCGTGTCGGCGTTAATCCCGCCCGACTAACCGGCTGAATCCCCGCTGAGTCCGCTGCTTGGGAGTGGTAACACTATTCCGCAGTGCCAGAACCCGCGCAATTTCCCACATCCATCCGATAGGTTCGCCTGAGAGGGTTCGAATCGGCTCTTGATTGGAGTGAATCACTACAAGCCGACGGAAATTCGCCCCGAAATTTGCCCATCCTCCGAAACTGTGGGCAGAAAGAGGCCCGAGAATTTGTATAGCGATATACGATATACATTCTACTGTAATGCGGAGTTCCGACGCTAAGAGACTCTAGACCCCCGAATTCTCCCGATGGCTCGAAAACAACAAGTGGTCCTGATTATGCCAATAATCACGACCACTTTGAAGTACCCCGCCGCCGTCGGTGAAGCACGAATGCTGCAACCGCCTCACGACGGCGCTTCCCCCGGGGTAGAGGCACCGAGACCGGGCCCGCAGGACGGTGGAGGGCCGGTTGATGCCTGATCGAGCGCTTTCGACACCGCTCGACGACAGCTTCGAGCGCTACCTCCAGGACAAGGGGAAAGGCCGCGGTGGCGACGGCGGGAACTACCGACGTAACGCTGCACGCGAGCTCGAGCGGTTCGTCGAGTGGGCCGCCGGCGACCGCGGTGCCGACGACTGGACCGGGATCGTCCCCAACGACGCCGACCGAGAGCCGACCTTCGACGATCTCGATGAACGTGTCTTCCGGGAGTACGCTCGGCATCTCGGTGGAGATCGGGGACTCAAGCAGAACACGGTACAAACCTATTACCGCTATATCTCTGCGTGGTGTGGCTGGTGCGTCAACGAAGGGTATCTCGAAGCACATTACGCGCAGCGAGCGAGTGCGATGGCGCCGCTGCCGGAGGATGACGGCCGCAAGCCCGGTGACCAGCAGGCCTGGACGTCGGAACAGCGCCACGCCCTCACCCGCCATGTCGACGAACGGGCCCGCGACGCCGTCGAGGCGTACACGACACTCCCGGAGGATACTGACTCCCTCGACAAGCAGCGAAGACGCTACGCGGCGCTGAAGGCGGCTCGTGACCGGGCGCTGGTGTTCGTCCTCGCGTACACAGCTGTCCGCGTTGGGGAACTCCTCCGAGATCCAAACGACCCGCGCCGGCGCGGCATCCGCTGGGAGGACCTCTCCCTCGACGACGGGAGTATGGACGTCTACCGGAAGAAACAGCAGTGGGACGCCGCCAGTCTCCCCGATCCGGTGATCTCGCCGCTGCGGAGCTACCACCAGCTGATGAATCCACCGACGGAGCGCTGGCCGGTGTTTCCGACGTTCGACCAACGGACGCTCGCGGAGCTCGTTCGGGAAGAGCTAGTCGAACGAGGGGTACGCTCAGAAGTGATAACTAAGCGCCGTGACGAATACGCCCGCGACCTACTGCTAGTGCTCGATGAGGACATTAGGCCGCCGTCGATCACGACGGACGGTGCACGGTCGATTCTCCAGCGGCTCTCTGAGACCGCAGAGATCGATATCGACCATCCAAAGCACGATTATCTTGCTCCGCACGGTGGTCGACGTGGGATGGGGGAGGTACTTGTTCGCGCGTTTGGGTACACGGTGGCGGCCCGGTATCTCGATAACTCCGAAGAGATGGTCCGAGAGCGCTACTCGCACATCGAGGCCGGAGAACTCGGTGACGTTGCAACAGAGGCGCTCTCAGAAATTGATGGGTAATTAACGGTACTCCCAGGTGCCGAGTTTTCGGCACTACACTCTTCTCAACATCTCTCGAACTCTATCGTATGCCTGACAACGTTCTCGTCGCCTTGGACGGCTCCCCGCTTGCCGAGCGTGCACTCATGTACGCACTCGAGACCTTTCCGAAAGCCACGATTACCACCATTTACGTCATCAACCCGATCGATTCGGTAATCGATGTAGAGGCCGGTGGCTTGCCAGTCGCAGAGGACTGGTACGATACCGCCCAAGAGCGGGCGACCGCGATTCACACGACTGCGACGGATCTCGCGGCGGACCACGATATTGTGCTCGATACTGTCACTGAAGTCGGGAAACCAGCGCGTGAGATTCTCGACTACGCTGCCGACAACGGCATCGACCAGATCGTAATGGGGAGCCACGGTCGGTCAGGCCTAGACCGGACGTTCCTCGGAAGTGTTGCCGAGACAGTCACTCGCCGAGCACAGATCCCGGTAACCATCATTGGATGAAACCCTCGACTCGTGTGCCGGGATTAGGATCGGATGAATGCTCGTGGGCCCACCTCAAACGTGAAATCAAACCAACTCATAGGTACCGAGAACGTGGCTGTTACTGAATCTCCATCTCTCTCGACGTGTACGATCCATATTGAACGACGAGGTGGTCGTGGCGACGCGGGAGCACGGGCACTTGAACGACATCTCAGGCGTCTCTCCGGCGTCCACGATGTTGACGTCTCGTTTCGAACAGGGGACGCCCGGATCACCTACGACGGGAGCGTCATCTCAGAAGAAACGATTCGAGACGCTGTCCGCGACCGCCACGTGTCGATTCAGGACGAATCTGAGACAGCAACGGATGAGGTGAGTACCCGCTCGGAACTCAGGCGGGAGGTCGTGTTCGTCGGCTTGACCCTCCTCGGGATGGCCGTCGGCCTGGTGACGGGGTGGCTCGAAGGACCTCAGCTTCTCATGTGGGCCGGGTACGGCGTCGCATACGTCTTCGGTGGCTGGTACGGGCTCAAAGGCGCGGTCGAGAC encodes:
- a CDS encoding universal stress protein; translation: MPDNVLVALDGSPLAERALMYALETFPKATITTIYVINPIDSVIDVEAGGLPVAEDWYDTAQERATAIHTTATDLAADHDIVLDTVTEVGKPAREILDYAADNGIDQIVMGSHGRSGLDRTFLGSVAETVTRRAQIPVTIIG
- a CDS encoding tyrosine-type recombinase/integrase, which encodes MPDRALSTPLDDSFERYLQDKGKGRGGDGGNYRRNAARELERFVEWAAGDRGADDWTGIVPNDADREPTFDDLDERVFREYARHLGGDRGLKQNTVQTYYRYISAWCGWCVNEGYLEAHYAQRASAMAPLPEDDGRKPGDQQAWTSEQRHALTRHVDERARDAVEAYTTLPEDTDSLDKQRRRYAALKAARDRALVFVLAYTAVRVGELLRDPNDPRRRGIRWEDLSLDDGSMDVYRKKQQWDAASLPDPVISPLRSYHQLMNPPTERWPVFPTFDQRTLAELVREELVERGVRSEVITKRRDEYARDLLLVLDEDIRPPSITTDGARSILQRLSETAEIDIDHPKHDYLAPHGGRRGMGEVLVRAFGYTVAARYLDNSEEMVRERYSHIEAGELGDVATEALSEIDG